A stretch of DNA from Brevibacterium sp. CBA3109:
TTCTTCGGACGAATCTTGCAGTTCTTCCGTGAGGTCATCGCGGAGCTGAAGAAGGTCGTCACCCCGACACGTAAGCAACTGGTCAATTACACTCTGGTTGTGCTGGGCTTCATCCTCTTCATGATGCTTCTCGTGGTGGTTCTCGACCTCGTGTTCGGCAAGCTCGTCGGATTCGTCTTCGGTGGAACACCGCTGTGGCCATTGTGGTGAATCACCCTCCAGCGGTGATCACTTGGACTTCAAGCACGTTGCAGACCCTTCACTCCCATATGGGAATCACTACACGCGAAGCGAGGAATTGATCGGTGTCGGATACCAGTTCACCTGAGCAGGAAACCCCTGAGACACAGAGCGCCACTCCAGAGGAGTCGAGCGTTGCACCAGTGGTGGAAGACGTGGAGAACGAAACCTCCGCTGTGAGCGCCGATGACGCCCCGGCCGAAGATGCTCCCGCTGACGAGGCATCCACCGCGGACGCAGTCTCTGACGAGACCGTCGCCGCCGACGCTGCCTCTGACGACGAGAATGCCGCAGCTGACTCCGATGAGGTCGCTTCAGACGACGGCGCGGTAGCCGATTCCGATGAAGCGACGGCCGATTCCGATGAAACGGATGAGGAGCAGGCAGAGGACGAGGTCGACCCGGCAGAAGAGTTCAAGTCGGAACTGCGTATGCAGGAGGGTGACTGGTACGTCATCCATTCCTACGCAGGCTACGAGAACCGCGTCAAGCAGAACCTTGAGAACCGTTCCATCAGCCTCAATCTCGAGGAGTTCATCTTCGAGTCCCAGGTGCCGATGGAAGACGTCGTTGAGATCAAGAACGGCCAGCGCAAGCAGGTTCGTCGCGTGCGCATTCCGGGCTACGTGCTCGTGCGCATGGAACTCACCGATGAGTCCTGGGGCGCGGTCCGCCACACCCCAGGCGTGACCGGATTCGTGGGCAATGCATACGACCCGACTCCTCTGTCCATCGACGAGGTCTTCACGATGCTCGCTCCGATCTTCGAAGAGCGCCAGGCCGAAGCGGCCGCCGCCGAAGGTGTGCAGGCTGAGCAGGCAGCGAAATCTGCACCTATCACCGAGGTGGAATACGAGGTCGGCGAGTCCGTGCTCGTCAAGGAGGGCTCCTTCGAAGGCCACCCCGCAACGATCCAGGAGATCCGTCCGGAATCTCAGAAGCTCACCGTGCTTCTGTCGATCTTCGAGCGTGACGTTCCTGTCGAGCTCAGCTTCGACCAGGTCTCCAAACTCTGAGTAAATTCTCAACGAACGTAAGGGCCCGGTGAATTCCGGGCCCTTACGCCATTCACGCCCAGTGACGCCTGTCACCGACATTTGCTCCAGGGTCTGCAGGCATGGAATACTGGTGTGGT
This window harbors:
- the nusG gene encoding transcription termination/antitermination protein NusG, producing the protein MSDTSSPEQETPETQSATPEESSVAPVVEDVENETSAVSADDAPAEDAPADEASTADAVSDETVAADAASDDENAAADSDEVASDDGAVADSDEATADSDETDEEQAEDEVDPAEEFKSELRMQEGDWYVIHSYAGYENRVKQNLENRSISLNLEEFIFESQVPMEDVVEIKNGQRKQVRRVRIPGYVLVRMELTDESWGAVRHTPGVTGFVGNAYDPTPLSIDEVFTMLAPIFEERQAEAAAAEGVQAEQAAKSAPITEVEYEVGESVLVKEGSFEGHPATIQEIRPESQKLTVLLSIFERDVPVELSFDQVSKL
- the secE gene encoding preprotein translocase subunit SecE codes for the protein MSDTPAKKTGDTPKGASRKQLGFFGRILQFFREVIAELKKVVTPTRKQLVNYTLVVLGFILFMMLLVVVLDLVFGKLVGFVFGGTPLWPLW